In Cryptomeria japonica chromosome 5, Sugi_1.0, whole genome shotgun sequence, the genomic window agacacaaaagaaaacTAGCTATCACCTCAGCAAAAAGTTGCGCTCAACATTATTCTAcaacatcaaaataatcaatctacaacaacaccTCTACGAATGATTGTTCAAGGCACTGCTGGCACTGGTAAATCATTTTTAATAGATTGTATTAGAAAAGAATTAAACATATCTCCACCTATGACGGCAAACCCATTGCTTCTTTTAGCACCAACAGGAGTTGCTACATTTAATATACAAGCGACAACAATCCATGCAGGGTTGCGCATACCTTTAAGAGAAATGCATCCTTTGATAGGGCAGTCATTAATGACATTGCAAGAGCAATTGAAACATATCAAATATATTCTGATAGACGAAATGAGCTTTTTGGGCATGAAACTACTACTTAAGATAGATAATCGTTTACGCCAAGCATTCCCTAACAATCAACATGACAAGTTTGGTGGCGTGTCCATGATTCTTGTTGGTGATCTTGCTCAGCTTCCCCCTGTAATGGATAAACCTATATATGCTTCACACTCTACAGCCCTCAGTTTATGGCATTCTTTTACTATTGTCATAACACTGGACACTATTTTCCACCAGCAAGGTGCATTTATAAGACAACAACAATTCAGAGCACTTCTTCACAACTTAAGAAACACTCAAGCACTCCAACATGATTGGTAGTTTCTGATGTGCCAGACAAATGCAACATTAACTATTCAACAAAAGAAAGATTTCGACTCTTCGATCCATCTATTTGTAACAAATGAATCTGCACGCTTGCATAACAGGAAAATGCTCAAAGAATTAAATTTGCCTGTCGTTCTAAGTTTAGCTAAAATTGCTAAGCAAACAAATACTGAATATGACACCAATGAACAACTACCATTGGAAGTATTACTTTCTATTGATCAACAAGTGATTTTAATAGCTAACTTGTGGATCCAAGTTGGCCTTGTCAATGGCGCTATTGGtctcataaaaaaaattgtatatgaaAACAATACAAAACCACCAGACTTGCCAAAATATGTGGTTGTCCAATTCAACGATTATAATGGACCTCCATGGGATATAGCACATCCAAAAGACATACCCATTTTGCCAATAGCGTGAGGCAGGCATACACAAGTGCCTTTAACAATGTCTTGGGCCATCACTATTCACAAATCCCAAGGTCTTACATTAGACAAAGCTACCATTGACATAGGTAATACTGAAAAGCAAGGGCTCACATTCACAACTATTTCAAGAGTGAAGACAATTGATGGAATATAGATCGACCACCATTCTCTTTTGAAAGGTTTTCCAAACTACAAAATAATGCATATACAAGcattagaaagaaagaagaaactcgTTTGCAGCTGCTCTTTGCCCAAACAGATATCTATTCACCTTAAAATCTTTTGCTTTAAAAGCATCTTTGTTACATTCCTCTACTTTCAACAAGGTAATTACAATTTTACATGGTCTTACCTCTTCACAACATGTACATTCTTAATCATCCCTCGTACTAACTCTTTTTCCCTCACTATTCATTTTAGATTGCATTCATTCTAAGACATCCTCCATGCTGCATTGAACACCACACACAAGTCTTCCTATCTATACAGACTGCAATGATTGTCTAAAGATATATCAGGTATAATACAGCTGCAATGCATTGCGGATTCACATCGCTCACTGCTCCAACATATACAACTATCTTAGGTATGATATGTCACTTTTATTGCTTCAAATATACTCTGTTAACAAACTTTTATACTCCAACATTGCTTGATTTCACTTTTATCTAACTTGCCTCTTTCTAATATAGCTACAAAACGTTGCCTCTCCACTTCGCTTTACCGCATCACTTCAGTTCTTTTAGCACATGAATTGTATATATGTTGAATTTAACAAACTaaacatatttcttctttttcttgtaGAGATACACATTAACACAGAACAACATACCCATGCTTGCACTCTTCTCACTTTTCAAGTTAGCACTCATTGTAGCTGAAATCTCTTATCAATGTCAATTGTACAAAGTTATACACAATTAAAACAATGCTATGCTTAGTCTGTTCTTTTTGACTGCAAAACATGTGTTCCTCACCCCATGATTAAATTTCTAAGTTTTTTAACACTAAAATGAGTATATTTCTAATCAGTTTAAAACTTTATACAACTCGAACATTTGTAACAACTTTTATGAATCTCATTGTTAGAAGAACTGTGTATTATACCTCTGATAAGTTTTGTTACAAAAGTGTCTGTTGCATTCAAAAGTCACTGCTGCAACATAAACAACTCTCCCAGGTATGATATTTACATTTTTTTTGCTTCAAGCATACTCTATTGACACATTTTACTGCTCTAACATTGCTTTCTATCACTTTTTACTAACTTCCCTCTTTGTACGCCAGCTACAGTACATTGCCTCTCCAGTACAAACCTTCTCAATCAACCGTTTAGTCTAGTTTTCCTATTGCAAATTGAAGGTATGCATACCTACCCAACACTTATAGTTTACATTCTCTTCTTTTTATGTGGCCATGTAATTATTTCAAGGCATATTCTAACAAATCTTTGAATAAAATCAATTAATAAACAAACTTCCCTTTGCCACACCACTTCAGTTGTTTTGGCACATAAATTGTATATATGTTGAATTTAAGAAACtaattctatttcttctttttgttgtagaGATACATATTAACAAAGAACAACATACCCATGCTTGCACTCTTCTCACTTTTCAAGTTAGCACTAGTTGTAGCTAAAACGTCTTGTCAATGTCAATTATATAAAGTTATACACAAAAAAAACAATGCTATGCTTACTCTGTTCTTTTTCTCTACAAAACATGAACTTTCTAACTCTTTTAAAACTAAAATCAATATATTTCTAATCAGTTTTAAACTTTACACTACTCAAACATTTCTAACAACTTTTATTAATCTCATTGTTAGAGCATCTGTGTATTATCCTCCGATAACTTTTGTTACAAAAATGTTTGTTCCATTCAAAACTGACTGCTGCAACATAAACAACTCACCCAGGTATGACATAACAATGCTATGCTTAGtctgttctttttctttgttttttctatatgcatagatagaaaagagagaaataatagtatCTATGTTTCTGTATATGCTATGAAAAATTTGTTTCAATGTATACCAATATTAAGCTCCATCTCACAGTATCAGAAATATTTATCTGTACAATTTGATAGTTAAATAGAAAACGACATAAAATCTGTGGATGACTACATCTTTCCCTCTCATGTGAAACTTTTGTTTTACAAATACTTTCCAGGTGTGATTTCAAAGGAAGGATGCAAGGCCTGCAACACACCAGACAACTTGAGCCAATCTCAAAGCCTCCAATTTCCATATGCTAGTTTTGAGGATTAGGGCATAGCAGGTAAGGGCTTATAATATAAAACCATAGCCCAATTTCCTATTTGCAATGCAAATGGATTATTGTAACTTGTTAATTATTAAAACCTTCTTGTACGTTATTTCATTAGAATTTATGTTTCATAGTGTAGATTGctactttttgaatgataaaagATTCTTTTCCTACTAACGCATATCAAGATATGAAGTTATTATTACAAGATTCTCATATGTTATTTTATTAGAAATTATGTTTCATAGTGTACATTGCTACTTTTCGAGTAATAAAAGATTCTTTCCCTGCTAGAGCATATCAAGATATGAAGGTGACTTGGTGGAAAAATGCTACTTTACAAAGCACAAGTTAGTATGGGATGCATTCAATGGGGCCCTGAATAGAAAGATACAGATACAATTAACTTTCTAACTCTTTTAACACTAAAATGAATATATTTCTAATCAGTTTTAAACTTTACACTACTCAAACATTTCTAACAGCTTTTATTATTCTCATTGTTATAGCACTTGTGTATTATCCTCTAGTGACTTCAGTTGCAAAAGTCTCTGTTCCATTCAAAAGTCACTACTGCAACATAAACAACTCACCCAGGTATGACATTTACTTCCCTTTGCCACGCCACTTCAGTTCTTTTAGCACATGAATTGTATATATGTTGAATTTAAGAAACTaaccatatttcttctttttgttgtagaGATACATATTAACAAGCAACAACATACCCATGATTGCACTCCGTGCCAATTACAACCAAACATTTTTTGGTCATTTCCAAATTTATACTTTATATCCGCTTTCCAACTTTACCTAATTAATCCTTCTGACGTCACTTTCTTCAATGCAGGCAAAACCTTTGACCAACCACACTAAATCACCTTTCCTATTTCACCAATATCCATTCATTTTGTTCTCCATATTTCAGGTCATATTCCTTTTGCTTTCTTAAAATAATTCACATTTGACCATTATAGCTATTGACCACTTTTCCCATTCTTTATTGTAATGTTTTATCTCCTCATTACAAATAGATTTAAATATCTCAAATCTATGACTGTGTTGCCCTTGCAAAAAttgcagacaacaaaaaaaaaattttaggGTGTTTTGAAACTTCACTGCATTCCAGATTTATGACACTAATCAGGTCAGTTACAAATTtcaattcttctttttgttgtacaGATACATATTAACAAAGAACAACATACCCATGCTTGCACACTTCTCACTTTTCAAGTTAGCACTGGTTGTAGCTAAAAAGTCTTTTCAATGTCAATTATACAAAGTTATACACACAAAAAAACAATGCTATACTTAGTCTGTACTTTTTCTTTGCCAAACATGAACTTTCTAACTCTTTTAACACTAAAATGAAtatatttctattaagttttaAACTTTACACTACTCAAACATTTCTAACAGCTTTTAATAATCTCATTGTTAGAGCATCTGTGTATTATCCCCTGATAACTTTTGTTACAAAAGTGTTTGTTCCATTCAAAACTCACTGCTGCAACATAAACAACTCACCCAGGTATGACATAACAATGCTATGCTTAgtctgttctttttcttttttctttttaatatgcATAGacagaaaagagagaaataatagtatCTAAGTTTTTGTATATACTATGAAAAATTTCTTTCAATGTATACCAATATTAAGCTCCATCTCACAGTATCAGAAATATTTATCTGTACGATTTGACAGTTAAATAGAAGACGGCATAAAACCTATGGATGACTGCATCTTTCCCTCTCATATGAAACTTTTGTTTTACAAATACTTTCGAGGTGTGATTTCAAAGGAAGGATGCAAGGCCTGCAACACACCAGGCAACTTGAGCCAATCTCAAAGCCTCCAATTTCCATATGCCAGTTTTGAGGATTGGGGCATGGCAGGTAAGGGCTTATAATATAAAACCATAGCCCAATTTTCTATTTGCAATGCAAATGCATTATTGTAACTTGTTAATTATTAAAACCTTCTCGTACGTTATTTCATTAGAATTTATGTTTCATAGTGTAGATTGctactttttgaatgataaaagATTCTTTTCCTACTAACGCATATCAAGATAAGAAGTAATTATTAAAAGATTCTCATATGTTATTTTATTAGAATTTATGTTTCATAGTGTACATTGGTACTTTTTGAGTGATAAAAGATTCTTTTCCTGCCCCAGCATATCAAGATATGAAGGTGACCTGATAGAAAAATGCTACTTTGCAAAGCACAAGTTAGTATGGGATGCATTCGATGGGGCCCTgaagagaaagatagagatagaatTAACTTTCTAACTCTTTTAACACTAAAATGAATATATTTCTAATCAGTTTTAAACTTTACACTACTCAAACATTTCTAACAGCTTTTATTATTCTCATTGTTACAACACTTGTGTATTATCCTCTGGTGACTTTAGTTACAAAAGTGTCTGTTCCATTCAAAAGTCACTGCTACAACATAAACAACTCACCTAGGTATGACAATTACTTCCCTTTGCCATGCCACTTCAGTTCTTTTAGCACATGAATTGTATATATGTTGAATTTAAGAAACTaaccatatttcttctttttgttgtagaGATACATATTAACAGACAACAACATACCGATGATTGCACTCTGTGCCGATTGCAAACAAACATTTTCAGGTCATTTCCCAATTTATACTTTATATCTAATTTCCAACTTTACCAAATTAATCATTCTGACGTCGCTTCCTTCAATGCAAGCAAAACCTTTGACCAACCAAACTAAATCAGCTTTCTTATTTCACCAATATCCATTCATTTTGTTCCCCATATTTCAGGTCATATTCCTTTTGCtttcttaaaataatttaaatttgacCATTATAGCTATTGATCACTTTTCCCATTctttattttaatgttttatctcCCCATTATAAACAGATTTAAATATCTCAAatctatgactctgttgcccttgcaAAAAttgcagacaacaaaaaaaaaaatttagggtaTTTTGAAACTTCGCTGCATTCCAGATTTATGACACTAATTAGATCAGTTACAAATTTCAATTAAGTATTTTGCATTGCTCGATTTTCATTTCTTGCTATTATTCAATTTCACTTGAATAATTCATTTCTTTCCAATACCTTTCTTCCATTTTAAATGCTATCATTTGTTTAATTTTGCTTCACACTGCACGAACAATTATCCTTGCAAAATTTTCTTGATACGCCCTCCACGATAATCCTTTCCTACATTCAATACAATCTGCAAACTTTCTAAGGTTCATCTTTTCCTATCTTTTGCACTTTTTTACCTGCCTTTTGCTCTTTTCTTACCAACTGTTCTCTACATTTAGCATTTCTTACAGCTCCATGTTTTTGGCACCTTCCCATCTTACATACTCCTCTCTGCAGGATTGCACTTCATTCAAGTTGCAATAGTTACAAATTGCCTCTTACAAATCTATGAAGGTTGATCTACTTGATAGGCATGACCTTCCTCACCATGATTTGCAAAATATATATTgccaattcctctttcttgtcaGATATTACTTGTTACTCTGATTTTCACatgccaatttttttttgtatttattaaattattttataaattgtAGCACTATACTATTCAATAAAAGTAACACTTGAAAAATTCCCAAGTTACAAGCTTTAAAACTCTTTCTATAGTGCAATTTTAATGTATATTTATTCTACTTTACCAGGTCATTTGCTCACTCCATACTATTGAACATGAGGTAAATAATATATTTAACTCTTCATTCAttgaaacacaaaattcacttttaAATGTGCCTAACACTTTGATACGCAACTTCAAAATTTACCGTATTCCAAAATTTGTAGGCTTTAAAACTCAGCAAACGTTGTAATTTAAAACAAGTTGATCACAATGAATTCATGTTGTTGCTCATCAAGAAGTAAGTTGTTCTAATTTAGGTTTAAACCTTGCATATTTCATTCTCTATAACACTTTCTATTGTAGATAAATGTATTTACTTGATTTCCATGCAGTGCAGGTCAATCCGTCATCAGCCATTACACATCTTGCAGCTTTCAACAGCTTTCAAATTATTTGATTCTTTAAAACCTGCTATTTTACATCTCAGAGCCCTATGTTCTCAAATATGAACATGTTCAAGATGACCAGGCCGTTACCGTATCATGTTTTTAAGAGTCATTAAGATCTAGACTCCCACAACGACTGCTTACACTTATTCACATTGTAACATTCACATTTTCTTACTTGTGTTACTCTCTTCCATCATTGCTACATTTAATTCAATGTTCTCCTTTGCTGAAATCCACTATGTTTAACAACTGAATTCAATGAATGAGCATAACTTGCTGCTTTCTCCTCACCCTTGTACAAATTTGTCACTCAAATATTAATATTTTCTATACAAAGTTTTGGTTTCTGCTACGATGCATTTTTTTTTGGCTATTTTGTAAAACAGAGGTAAAATAAATTTAGAAAATTCACGCTGCCAATGGCTTATTAAATTCGAACAACTCAATTTAATTGTCCATACTTTAAAAAATACTACACATATTTCTGCTTCCTTAACCAAACCAGTTCACCGAACCATTTTACCTATCAGCTTCCCGTTGTGTGCACACAACTGCTAGTAATATAATACGCATGAAGTTCACGTTGTTGATACGATTCAAATCAATCTGTGTCAGTGCTCCTTTCTTCCAAAGTGTAGAAAAATGTTAGGAAAATAAAATTCCAAAGAATAAAGAAATACCCAAATTCTAAGTCCTTTGGTCAGAAGTCTACCGAGTTCAAGGAAAATAATCTCTTAATGATTTCTTCCACAATAACAAGTACTGTACAATCCACCAACGGAATGGACTTTGTCTCATTACCCAATTGTAATCATAATTTAGCTTTTGTTGGACTTTGTCTATTCGTTTCGTGTATGATTGAAACATTATACTTTAAAcaagattaaaatttaaataattaaaatatcttCTTATCTTATTGTTTTGGTTttgtatgttatatatatatatatatatatatatatatatatatatatatatattgattgttttttaattattatataataaatatatttatattaatgtagaattaaaaaattattgattgtttttcttttatttctattgATAAAAAGTTAATGCAATATTTGAAAAATAAAGGATGATAGAGACACAAAATCATAGCATTTAATTTGATCATGTTTAAGATAAAGATGAAAAAACATTAAAAAGGTTAAGATCAATGAGGTCTAAACATCTATATGAGGAGGGCCTCATTTATAATATTTATGTTTGACATGTATTCAATGTACAaattgatcagaagaaaatttgaattatattttttttagtttgtctatacgttagtaatgtgcatttttgaaggtcttaagggcatttttagccctcGAAAATATTGTCTAcatctcttggagacctttccaacgagttaaacggctcgtaattttgagtcccgagcagaaagttatgcctagttgaagttaggataaaatttcatatagttttttttgaaaatttcgtagttttttagattttattatgtaatgaacaaatgtgactgttggatttcgattctcaagaggtttttgtgacccttggaatctcatgaacctttatatgttggatttttaAATGGAATAGATTACTtatttggcttgcttcaattctatgtttTCTagttcttgtaaacagaatttacaataccaCAGGGTCTCACTTAGgtattgtcatccgaatccataactCGGATCACAAATCTATCTATATTTTCTCTTAATGATGATTCTTATGTATGCATACATCTCACACATCATTCCATTATGCTTCTTTGTTCTACAAACATTGTCATGTTTATGTCATGTGGACATAATTACCATTGCAATCTTTTTTAAAAATATGAATCTATCTCTCATAAATTATTGAAATATCTTACTAGAGAAGGTTTGGCAATTATCCATCTAATTGCACAACATTAACTTTAAATAGCATCTAGGTTGTCATATTCAAATACATAACCTAATACCCTAAGATACAAGTCATGGAGTATCAAGGATTTATAAAGCATGATCATTAGAGcatcaaattcacatttagaaAAACAAATTAACATTCATTATACCTcacattaaatttttaatttataaatattaatatatcatCCTTCAATTAGTGTGAAGAGAAAATTAAAACCCAACTTGAATAAAAAATCTTCTAGAGGTGTCAAAATAAACACCATCAAACCTTAAATAGTCTAATTGTACTAAGCAAATGAATTTTTCATGTCTATGTAAGCACACATGAGAAAATTGTAGAAAATGGTAGAATTACAAAATGCATATGGGATCACAATTGTGATCCCATCCCAAAGAATACAATAGCTATTTCAATTTTCTATAGTTGTTTGTAGGTGTTCACAACCTCATAATAGAATCACAGGATACTTCTTTCCATACACCATCTAAGACATCATAATTGAAATAGACACACAATACATATTCTCTTCTTTGTCAATTTATAATTTACGTGTATATATTTGGCTTAGTTGGTTGCTTTATTTTATGTCTAgttataattgaaatatcatacGCAAGAGTTCAAAAATGACATTATTTTGCACTACCTAAATTTTCTATGTATATTCTTCTCCACTTTTGCTTAATTCCCCTTGTTATCTCGCATttgtttaaattttcttttaatattgtAACATATGGTTTATCTACTACATTTATTATGGAGCTCTTCTAGGTTTTCTTATCTTTAAGGACTCAAGCTCTATTTGATGGTTCCAAATCAAAATGGTAGAAACATTAATGTACTTTTCATTGTTCTTGAAACTATAATGTATAGCATCATCTTTGAAAAGCCCTAGAAGTAACTTCTCCCAAAGTTTTTCCAAAAGGTAAGCATTTTAAAACTCCCTTGAattttcttcttttcagttctAATATAGtac contains:
- the LOC131876174 gene encoding ATP-dependent DNA helicase PIF1-like, producing MIVQGTAGTGKSFLIDCIRKELNISPPMTANPLLLLAPTGVATFNIQATTIHAGLRIPLREMHPLIGQSLMTLQEQLKHIKYILIDEMSFLGMKLLLKIDNRLRQAFPNNQHDKFGGVSMILVGDLAQLPPVMDKPIYASHSTALSLWHSFTIVITLDTIFHQQGAFIRQQQFRALLHNLRNTQALQHDWKMLKELNLPVVLSLAKIAKQTNTEYDTNEQLPLEVLLSIDQQVILIANLWIQVGLVNGAIGLIKKIVYENNTKPPDLPKYVVVQFNDYNGPPWDIAHPKDIPILPIA